The proteins below are encoded in one region of Brassica napus cultivar Da-Ae chromosome A6, Da-Ae, whole genome shotgun sequence:
- the LOC106346752 gene encoding NADH dehydrogenase [ubiquinone] iron-sulfur protein 8-B, mitochondrial produces MASLLARRSFNALRARHLVFSGQALQGPHLSALQSRAISYGTNKDDEEAEKLAKEISKDWSTVFERSMNTLFLTEMVRGLSLTLKYFFDPKVTINYPFEKGPLSPRFRGEHALRRYPTGEERCIACKLCEAVCPAQAITIEAEEREDGSRRTTRYDIDMTKCIYCGFCQEACPVDAIVEGPNFEFATETHEELLYDKEKLLENGDRWETEIAENLKSESLYR; encoded by the exons ATGGCTTCATTGCTAGCTCGCAGGTCGTTCAATGCTCTCCGCGCCCGACATCTC GTTTTTTCGGGGCAAGCTTTACAGGGACCTCATCTCTCTGCGCTACAATCCCGTGCTATATCGTATGGCACTAacaaag atgatgaagaagctgagAAACTTGCTAAGGAGATCTCCAAGGACTGGAGCACTG TCTTTGAGCGGAGCATGAACACCCTATTTCTCACTGAAATGGTCCGGGGTTTGTCTCTGACCCTCAAGTACTTCTTTGATCCAAAAGTTACT ATCAATTATCCTTTTGAAAAGGGTCCATTGAGCCCTCGCTTCCGTGGTGAGCACGCTCTTCGAAGGTATCCAACTGGGGAAGAACGCTGCATTGCTTGTAAACTCTGtgaagct GTATGTCCAGCTCAAGCAATCACCATAGAGGCAGAGGAGAGGGAAGATGGAAGCCGCAGAACCACTAG GTATGATATCGACATGACAAAGTGCATCTACTGTGGTTTCTGCCAAGAAGCTTGCCCTGTTGATGCAATCGTCGAAGGACCCAACTTTGAGTTTGCAACCGAGACCCATGAG GAACTTTTGTATGACAAAGAGAaacttcttgagaatggagatcGGTGGGAGACAGAGATTGCCGAGAATCTGAAGTCGGAGAGCCTCTACCGCTGA
- the LOC106346753 gene encoding uncharacterized protein LOC106346753 → MEDIGLVKQGWKWLQSQKHLCSWVCAAMQCYGGRTEAFVERHWPLVCSGCGKLLGLLSLSFSYWKDCVLRGFQSCAKFGSAALLLIMWSCFLSLTSVSCLVYVLLGMGAAGAVVVYLGCTPGIFIVGLFGILIMWMYANFWITGTLFIVAGYLFSLNHARVVVLMATVYAIYSVNVRLGWPGVILSMNLAFLSNDVFIRLLQWCDSVSEKAQPEEPKKPETVLEEEFPGEFEYPSPPPVEEVPEKKVHENKSANKPASPATVVSDLKEVSSVKVVSVEETGSADEMKRILDSLNHYEALGFPRHKKIDAAVLKKEYRKKAMLVHPDKNRGSPLASESFKKLQCAYEVLSDAVKRRDYDEQLKKEESRTRTVCQTSHASSHQNGPDYRSEESRRIHCTKCGNSHIWVCTNRSKAKARWCQDCGQYHQAKDGDGWVEHKGTLVFEKAHKIEIPRAFVCAESKIFDVSEWAICQGMACRPNTHRPSFHVNMVGLEKTTQRSNSSRFPWDLDVEMMDEDEEEFELWLQQAMASGLFCETSKRRKSWSPFKLTKKQSRRTST, encoded by the exons ATGGAGGATATAGGATTGGTTAAGCAAGGTTGGAAGTGGTTGCAGTCTCAGAAACATTTATGCTCGTGGGTTTGTgctgcaatgcaatgttatggGGGAAGGACGGAAGCTTTCGTGGAGCGTCACTGGCCGCTAGTGTGCAGTGGATGCGGGAAGCTATTAGGGCTGCTTAGTTTGTCGTTTTCTTACTGGAAAGACTGCGTTTTGAGGGGTTTCCAGTCCTGTGCCAAGTTCGGCTCAGCTGCTTTGCTTCTCATCATGTGGAGTTGCTTTCTCAGCCTGACTTCAGTTTCTTGCTTGGTCTATGTCCTCCTCGGTATG GGAGCTGCTGGTGCTGTTGTTGTGTACTTAGGTTGCACTCCGGGGATCTTCATTGTAGGActatttgggattttgattatGTGGATGTACGCTAACTTTTGGATCACCGGAACATTATTCATAGTTGCAG GTTATTTGTTCTCGTTGAATCACGCAAGAGTTGTGGTTCTTATGGCCACGGTTTACGCGATTTACTCTGTCAATGTCAGACTTGGATGGCCTGGAGTTATTCTCTCGATGAATCTTGCCTTCTTGTCCAACGATGTATTTATTCGTCTTCTTCAGTGGTGCGATAGCGTtagtgagaaagcacagccggAGGAGCCGAAGAAGCCTGAAACTGTGCTAGAGGAGGAGTTTCCAGGAGAGTTTGAGTACCCTTCTCCTCCTCCTGTTGAAGAAGTACCAGAGAAGAAGGTTCACGAGAATAAGTCGGCTAATAAGCCGGCGTCTCCGGCAACTGTTGTTAGTGACTTGAAGGAGGTTTCTAGTGTTAAAGTAGTAAGTGTGGAAGAGACGGGTTCAGCTGATGAGATGAAAAGAATACTGGATAGTTTGAATCACTATGAAGCATTGGGGTTCCCTCGGCATAAGAAGATTGATGCTGCGGTGCTTAAGAAGGAGTATAGAAAGAAG GCAATGCTTGTTCATCCGGATAAGAATAGGGGAAGTCCTTTGGCAAGTGAATCATTCAAGAAACTTCAATGTGCTTATGAG GTTCTCTCTGATGCTGTTAAGAGGAGAGATTACGATGAGCAGTTGAAGAAAGAAGAATCTAGGACCAGGACTGTCTGTCAGACATCACATGCTTCTTCGCATCAG AATGGTCCAGATTATCGATCAGAAGAGTCAAGGCGCATACATTGTACTAAGTGCGGTAATTCACACATTTGGGTATGTACCAACAGGAGTAAGGCAAAGGCCAGATGGTGTCAG gACTGTGGTCAATATCATCAAGCCAAAGATGGTGACGGATGGGTTGAACACAAAGGGACTTTAGTATTTGAGAAAGCACATAAG ATTGAAATACCGCGAGCTTTTGTTTGTGCCGAGAGCAAGATCTTTGATGTCTCAGAATGGGCTATATGCCAG gGAATGGCATGTAGACCAAACACACATAGACCAAGTTTCCATGTGAACATGGTTGGTTTGGAAAAGACAACGCAGAGATCAAACTCAAGCAGGTTCCCGTGGGATCTTGATGTGGAGATGATGGACGAGGATGAGGAAGAGTTTGAGCTATGGCTTCAACAAGCCATGGCTTCTGGCCTCTTCTGTGAGACATCAAAACGCAGAAAAAGCTGGAGTCCTTTCAAGTTAACCAAGAAACAATCTCGAAGAACATCAACTTGA